The following coding sequences are from one Candidatus Poribacteria bacterium window:
- a CDS encoding creatininase family protein, whose translation MSAGEVMLERMTRKEAREAIQSGRVKVGIVPVGSIEQHLEHLVMCHDIQSCTEVAREIARQLYPSVVVTVPLSAGISEHHMEFRFGSITMKPGSFQSVVWDACDSLIRHGIKNVVILNGHGGNVAPMNGSINQFRRYFGGNIHFLSYWDLVPRDVADRVLETKSVPGHAQEYETSLALHMFPENVREDEQRNSDDEGVRAATAEKGKTIYDAMMPPLIDYVRRIADGTNQAELTGL comes from the coding sequence ATGAGCGCAGGCGAGGTGATGTTGGAGCGGATGACTCGCAAGGAGGCGCGCGAGGCGATCCAGTCAGGTCGGGTCAAGGTGGGCATCGTCCCCGTCGGGAGCATCGAGCAGCACCTGGAACACCTCGTGATGTGCCACGACATTCAGTCATGCACCGAGGTGGCGCGGGAGATCGCGCGACAGCTCTATCCGAGCGTCGTCGTGACGGTTCCCCTGAGCGCGGGCATTTCGGAGCACCACATGGAGTTCCGGTTCGGCTCCATCACGATGAAGCCGGGCTCGTTCCAATCGGTCGTCTGGGATGCATGCGACAGCCTCATCCGTCATGGGATCAAGAACGTCGTCATCCTGAACGGGCACGGCGGCAACGTCGCGCCGATGAACGGCAGCATCAACCAGTTCCGTCGCTACTTCGGCGGGAACATCCACTTCCTGTCGTACTGGGACCTCGTGCCGAGGGATGTCGCGGACCGTGTTCTGGAGACGAAGTCGGTTCCCGGGCACGCTCAGGAGTACGAGACTTCGCTGGCGCTCCACATGTTCCCGGAGAACGTGCGCGAGGATGAGCAGCGAAACTCGGACGACGAGGGCGTGCGCGCCGCGACGGCGGAGAAGGGCAAGACGATCTACGACGCAATGATGCCGCCGCTGATCGACTACGTGCGACGGATCGCCGATGGGACGAACCAGGCGGAGCTCACCGGGCTCTGA
- a CDS encoding glucose 1-dehydrogenase has protein sequence MRLEGRVAIVTGAARGIGKGIALRFAREGAKVVVDDVNTEGGQQVVDSIRADGGSAEFVQADISVAADRDRMFAAAQEAFGGLDVLVNNAICAVHHITDNDLDPVVDVLLKGTYECCMAALEPMKARGGGSIVNISSVNGLIGLQGIHAYSAAKGAIISLTRSLAVEQGPAGIRVNTICPGTIQTEVWGPILAEKPSIWQDLVRFYPIGRLGTVEDIANCALFLASDESSFATGATFTIDGGLTAGYKNFDI, from the coding sequence ATGCGGCTGGAAGGTAGAGTCGCAATCGTGACGGGAGCGGCGCGCGGCATCGGCAAGGGGATCGCCTTGCGATTCGCCCGCGAGGGTGCCAAGGTCGTCGTGGACGACGTGAACACCGAAGGCGGTCAGCAGGTCGTCGATTCGATCCGCGCCGACGGTGGTTCCGCTGAGTTCGTTCAGGCAGACATCTCGGTAGCTGCCGACCGCGACCGGATGTTCGCCGCAGCCCAGGAAGCGTTCGGCGGACTCGACGTCCTGGTGAACAACGCGATCTGCGCCGTCCACCACATCACGGACAACGACCTCGACCCGGTCGTCGATGTGCTCCTCAAGGGAACCTACGAGTGCTGCATGGCGGCACTGGAACCGATGAAGGCGCGTGGCGGCGGCAGCATCGTCAACATCTCGTCGGTCAACGGGCTGATCGGCTTGCAGGGCATCCATGCTTACAGCGCGGCGAAGGGAGCGATCATCTCGCTGACGCGCTCGTTGGCGGTCGAGCAGGGCCCCGCCGGCATCCGCGTCAACACGATCTGCCCGGGCACGATCCAGACCGAAGTCTGGGGCCCGATCCTCGCGGAGAAGCCGTCCATCTGGCAAGACCTCGTGCGCTTCTACCCGATCGGTCGTCTCGGCACAGTCGAGGACATCGCCAACTGCGCGCTGTTCCTGGCATCGGACGAGTCGTCCTTCGCGACCGGCGCGACCTTCACCATCGACGGCGGGTTGACCGCTGGCTACAAGAACTTCGACATCTAG
- the ychF gene encoding redox-regulated ATPase YchF encodes MQLGIVGMPFVGKTTLFNALTRAHAETGSYSSSSKDPNRAAVRVGDPRLDALYTAFQPKKKTHTMIEYIDMAGLTRGSIEQGGMTPQFFASLRTVGALVHVVRAFEDDAVPHVHDTLDPRRDADSLEFEFAIADLQIVENRLERLVKETRTTKNAALIHEQAVLEQCREALSKGLPIRNLALTPEDSRLIKGFRFLTQKPLLVVVNVGEYTLQDGAALAKATEPFDDAGIAAAALCAKIEMELSQLSDDEAAAFREDLGIVEPALTKMVHMSYQLLGMLTFFTAGETEVRAWTLPAGSTALDAAGSIHTDLARGFIRAETVPWQDLSAHGSYPKVREAGLLRLEGKEYRVQDGDVLLIRFNV; translated from the coding sequence ATGCAGCTCGGCATCGTCGGCATGCCCTTCGTCGGCAAGACGACGCTCTTCAACGCCCTGACGCGAGCCCACGCCGAAACGGGCTCCTACTCGTCTTCGAGCAAAGACCCCAACCGTGCCGCCGTGCGCGTTGGCGACCCTCGTCTGGATGCGCTCTACACCGCGTTCCAGCCGAAGAAGAAGACGCACACGATGATCGAGTACATCGACATGGCGGGACTGACGCGCGGCTCCATCGAGCAGGGGGGCATGACGCCTCAGTTCTTCGCGTCGCTGCGAACCGTCGGCGCGCTCGTGCATGTCGTCCGGGCGTTCGAGGACGACGCCGTGCCGCACGTCCACGACACGCTCGACCCTCGGCGAGACGCAGATTCGCTGGAGTTCGAGTTCGCCATCGCCGATCTGCAGATCGTGGAGAACCGGCTCGAACGACTCGTCAAGGAAACACGGACGACCAAGAATGCCGCCCTGATCCATGAACAGGCTGTCTTGGAGCAATGCCGTGAGGCGCTCTCCAAAGGCCTGCCGATTCGGAACCTGGCGCTGACGCCAGAGGACTCGAGGCTCATCAAGGGCTTCCGATTCCTGACGCAAAAACCCCTACTCGTCGTCGTCAACGTCGGCGAGTACACCCTCCAGGACGGCGCAGCCCTCGCGAAGGCGACGGAGCCCTTCGATGATGCCGGGATCGCCGCAGCCGCTCTCTGCGCCAAGATCGAGATGGAGCTGAGCCAGTTGTCCGACGACGAGGCGGCAGCCTTCCGCGAAGACCTCGGCATCGTCGAGCCCGCTCTGACGAAGATGGTTCACATGTCGTACCAACTCCTCGGCATGCTGACCTTCTTCACCGCCGGGGAAACGGAGGTCCGCGCGTGGACTCTACCCGCTGGCTCGACGGCGCTGGACGCTGCCGGTTCCATCCACACCGACTTGGCGCGCGGCTTCATCCGAGCCGAGACCGTGCCGTGGCAAGACCTGTCGGCGCACGGTTCGTACCCGAAAGTCCGCGAAGCGGGGCTTCTCCGGTTGGAGGGCAAGGAGTACCGTGTCCAAGACGGCGACGTATTGCTGATCCGATTCAACGTCTAG